A window of the Lactuca sativa cultivar Salinas chromosome 5, Lsat_Salinas_v11, whole genome shotgun sequence genome harbors these coding sequences:
- the LOC128126094 gene encoding uncharacterized mitochondrial protein AtMg00810-like: protein MELLKKYSMDNCSSAKAPMAFGYKISADPSGESVDHKTYRGIIGSLMYLTASRPYIVFAIGGCARYQVDPKMSHITATKQILQYLKGSKTLGLWYPAGNDFNLQAFTNADHVGCGLDQKSTSGGCQFLGGRLVN, encoded by the coding sequence ATGGAACTActaaagaaatactcaatggacaacTGCTCTTCGGCCAAGGCCcccatggccttcggatataagatatcTGCTGATCCTTCTGGTGAATcagtggatcacaagacttatagaggaataattggctcattgatgtatctCACCGCAAGTCGACCATACATTGTATTTGCAATAGGTGGATGCGCAAGATACCAGGTTGATCCAAAAATGTCACACATAACCGCAACAAAGCAGATTCTACAATACTTAAAGGGTAGTAAGACCCTTGGTCTATGGTATCCCGCAGGAAATGACTTCAACCTACAAGCATTCACTAATGCGGATCATGTTGGATGCGGACTAGATCAAAAAAGCacttcaggtggatgtcaatttctgggtgGAAGACTCGTCAACTAg